The Salvelinus alpinus chromosome 28, SLU_Salpinus.1, whole genome shotgun sequence genome includes a window with the following:
- the LOC139557363 gene encoding E3 ubiquitin-protein ligase TRIM33-like isoform X3 produces MADNKGEEDMESTSKLNSEPRGEDSGDPELKDVNSVIVIEPDSKEDDLHSQENVSQMPTPANVGGGGDASSNSAGAGGAGSTSSSPVGNTNGGTTESSGAGDIAATSPTFTTEMSPPPTVPPANPVTPINLMDTCAVCKQSLQTRDCEPKLLPCLHSFCLKCIPQPERQVTVQVPGPNGQPDTHIVNVMRCIVCCQDCKQSDIIDNYFVKDTTEASNTSDEKSAQMCTSCEDNADTIGFCAECGEWLCKTCIEAHQRVKITKDHKIRKKEDVSEESVGASGQRPVFCPVHKQEPLKLFCETCDTLTCRDCQLLEHKEHRYQFLEEAFQNQKGFIETHMAKLQEKKTYVHYSHAHVTSRLKEVTETHRKVEHEIKIAVFTLINEINKKGKCLLQQLESVTKERSMKLFSQQTDIANLARQILHVLNFTHSAINSGSSTALLYSKRLIIYQLRKVLKAGLEPVPQANGSVRFFCDPTFWAKNVVNLVGNLVIEKMPQAQHPPNIMVGPISPGHGHPGHGKHPGQINLAQLRLQHMQQQAFAQQKQQQQHQQPHQQQQQHQQRIQEQMRIASQMSQQHPRQGGPPMPPRLISMQAQQRGPMNGGPLMYPPHHLRLAPGQGRMPSPSAQPRMPNGQQYPPMMQPQLQRQLTIDSEMSHHRFRLLHLTGHSNPGHAGPFPVASLHNVSAANPTSPTSASMASAHAHRGPASPIVGAIELIPSVTNPENLPCLPDIPPIQLEDAGSSSLDALLSRWISASTYPQLGLWPPVDMNPSPGLSTHSPGSSGLSNSHTPVRPSSTSSTGSRGSCGSAGRPVPASAPMEQQVKVKQEPGIEKECGFSGTTTSNVKTERGKDGGRSACMMSSPEISRTPPLPVLGSVASASSVQDALKKLGEHVKTEPQDQEACSGANGPSISPSTKPSDAPLTNSKGAGPATLRTPRTAMGTNQSGAGGKDDDPNEDWCAVCNNGGELLCCDRCPKVFHITCHIPTLKCSPSGEWMCTFCRSLASPELEYEPDDEPRSEKDTSEKGLSPEDQRRCERLLLNIFCHELSEGFQEPVPPSIPNYYKIIKKPMDLTLVKQKLQLKHVQHYQSPIEFVSDVRLVFSNCAKYNEMSRIIQVYDEEKQSNVQADSEVAQAGKAVSLYFEERLLELYPDESFPEVPEEPEAPVGEGEEADLTEDSEDEFVQPKRKRLKTDENMLHIK; encoded by the exons ATGGCGGACAACAAAGGCGAAGAGGATATGGAGAGCACTTCCAAATTAAATTCAGAACCACGGGGAGAGGATAGCGGGGACCCCGAATTGAAAGATGTGAATTCGGTGATTGTTATAGAGCCCGATTCGAAAGAAGATGATTTACATTCCCAAGAGAATGTTTCTCAGATGCCTACACCCGCTAACGTTGGTGGAGGAGGGGACGCTAGCAGCAACAGCGCGGGCGCAGGGGGGGCAGGCAGCACAAGCAGCAGCCCAGTTGGGAACACCAATGGGGGTACAACCGAGTCCTCGGGTGCTGGGGACATTGCTGCAACCTCACCAACATTCACAACCGAAATGTCCCCACCGCCGACGGTTCCACCAGCCAACCCCGTCACCCCAATAAACCTTATGGATACGTGTGCTGTGTGTAAACAAAGTCTCCAGACCCGTGACTGTGAACCTAAACTATTACCTTGTCTTCACTCATTTTGCTTGAAATGTATCCCCCAGCCAGAGCGACAAGTTACCGTACAGGTGCCCGGGCCGAACGGACAGCCAGACACCCACATAG TGAATGTGATGCGGTGCATAGTTTGTTGTCAAGACTGCAAacagagcgacatcattgacaaCTACTTTGTCAAGGACACTACCGAGGCCTCCAACACTTCAGATGAAAAATCTGCACAG ATGTGCACCAGTTGTGAGGACAACGCAGATACCATAGGCTTCTGTGCAGAATGTGGAGAGTGGTTGTGCAAGACCTGCATCGAGGCTCACCAGAGGGTCAAAATCACCAAGGACCACAAGATCCGCAAGAAAGAGGACGTCTCTGAGG agtCTGTAGGTGCGTCGGGTCAGAGACCTGTTTTCTGTCCCGTCCACAAACAGGAGCCCCTGAAACTCTTTTGTGAAACCTGTGACACACTCACCTGTCGGGACTGCCAACTGCTGGAGCACAAGGAGCACAG GTACCAATTTCTGGAAGAGGCCTTCCAGAACCAGAAAGGCTTCATTGAGACACACATGGCCAAACTGCAGGAGAAAAAGACCTATGTCCACTACTCTCACGCTCACGTGACAAGCAG GCTAAAGGAAGTTACTGAGACCCATAGGAAGGTGGAGCATGAGATCAAGATAGCCGTGTTTACTCTTATCAACGAAATCAACAAGAAGGGCAAGTGTTTACTGCAGCAACTTGAG AGTGTGACTAAGGAGAGGAGCATGAAGCTGTTTTCCCAGCAGACAGACATCGCCAACCTGGCCAGGCAGATCCTCCACGTGCTCAACTTCACCCACTCTGCCATTAACAGCGGCAGCAGCACCGCCCTGCTTTACAGCAAGAGGCTG ATCATCTACCAGCTGCGCAAGGTTCTGAAGGCTGGACTGGAACCAGTGCCTCAGGCTAATGGTTCTGTTCGCTTCTTCTGTGACCCCACATTCTGGGCTAAGAATGTGGTCAACCTA GTAGGGAACCTGGTGATTGAGAAGATGCCCCAGGCTCAGCACCCTCCCAACATTATGGTGGGGCCCATCTCCCCGGGCCATGGCCACCCAGGCCACGGAAAACACCCAGGGCAGATCAACCTGGCTCAGCTCCGGCTGCAGCACATGCAGCAGCAAGCCTTCGCCCAGCagaaacaacagcagcagcaccaacaaccacaccaacaacaacagcaacaccaACAGAGGATCCAGGAGCAGATGCGTATTGCTTCCCAAATGTCCCAGCAGCACCCCAGGCAGGGTGGACCTCCGATG CCCCCGCGCCTCATCAGCATGCAGGCCCAGCAGAGGGGCCCCATGAATGGCGGTCCCCTCATGTACCCCCCCCATCACCTGCGCCTGGCCCCGGGACAGGGCCGCATGCCCAGCCCCAGCGCCCAGCCACGAATGCCCAATGGTCAGCAGTACCCCCCCATGATGCAGCCCCAGCTGCAGAGACAG CTGACTATAGATTCTGAGATGAGCCACCACAGGTTTCGTTTGTTACATCTAACAGGG CATTCTAACCCAGGTCATGCTGGACCCTTCCCAGTGGCCTCTCTCCACAACGTGAGCGCAGCCAACCCCACCAGTCCCACCAGTGCCAGCATGGCTAGCGCCCATGCCCACCGTGGCCCCGCCAGCCCCATAGTGGGCGCCATTGAGCTCATACCCTCTGTCACCAACCCAGAGAACCTGCCCTGCCTACCAGACATCCCTCCCATTCAG ctggaagacgcaGGCTCCAGCAGTCTGGACGCCCTCCTGAGTCGCTGGATCTCAGCCAGCACATACCCTCAACTGGGCTTGTGGCCCCCCGTGGACATGAACCCCTCCCCCGGACTCTCCACACACTCACCTGGCTCCTCAG GCTTATCAAACTCCCACACGCCCGTGCGGCCATCCAGTACTTCCAGCACAGGAAGCAGGGGCAG CTGTGGCTCTGCGGGGAGGCCAGTGCCAGCGAGCGCCCCAATGGAACAGCAGGTCAAAGTCAAGCAGGAGCCCGGAATCGAGAAGGAGTGTGGCTTCTCAGGAACCACCACCTCCAACGTCAAAACGGAacgagggaaggatggagggaggagcgcGTGCATG ATGAGTAGTCCAGAGATCAGCCGGACTCCCCCTCTCCCCGTGCTGGGCTCTGTGGCTTCCGCCTCCTCTGTCCAGGACGCCCTCAAGAAGTTGGGGGAGCACGTCAAAACTGAGCCCCAGGACCAGGAGGCCTGCAGCGGGGCCAACGGGCCTAGCATTAGCCCATCCACTAAGCCCTCAGACGCCCCGCTGACCAACAGCAAGGGAGCCGGGCCTGCTACCCTGCGAACTCCACGCACTGCAATGGGGACCAACCAGAGCGGGGCGGGAGGGAAGGATGACGACCCCAACGAGGACTGGTGTGCTGTGTGCAACAACGGGGGAGAGCTGCTTTGCTGTGACCGCTGCCCCAAAGTCTTCCACATCACCTGTCACATCCCCACCTTGAAGTGCTCCCCGAG TGGAGAGTGGATGTGCACGTTCTGCCGGAGCCTGGCCAGCCCGGAGTTGGAGTACGAGCCTGACGACGAGCCTCGTAGCGAGAAAGACACCAGTGAGAAGGGCCTGAGTCCTGAGGACCAGAGG AGGTGTGAGCGTCTCCTGCTGAACATTTTCTGCCATGAGCTCAGCGAGGGGTTCCAGGAGCCTGTCCCTCCCTCT ATCCCTAATTACTACAAAATCATCAAGAAGCCCATGGACTTGACCCTGGTGAAACAGAAGCTACAGTTGAAGCACGTCCAACACTACCAGAGCCCCATAGAGTTTGTCTCGGACGTGCGCCTGGTCTTCAGCAACTGTGCCAAATACAACGAG ATGTCTCGAATAATCCAGGTATATGATGAGGAGAAACAGAGTAATGTGCAG GCGGACTCAGAGGTGGCGCAGGCAGGGAAAGCCGTGAGTTTGTACTTTGAGGAGAGGCTGCTGGAGCTATACCCAGACGAAAGTTTCCCCGAGGTACCAGAGGAGCCTGAGGCCccagttggagagggagaggaggcagatcTCACAGAAGACTCAGAGGATGAGTTTGTGCAGCCTAAACGCAAGCGGTTAAAAACAGATGAAAATATGCTTCACATCAAGTGA
- the LOC139557363 gene encoding E3 ubiquitin-protein ligase TRIM33-like isoform X2 — MADNKGEEDMESTSKLNSEPRGEDSGDPELKDVNSVIVIEPDSKEDDLHSQENVSQMPTPANVGGGGDASSNSAGAGGAGSTSSSPVGNTNGGTTESSGAGDIAATSPTFTTEMSPPPTVPPANPVTPINLMDTCAVCKQSLQTRDCEPKLLPCLHSFCLKCIPQPERQVTVQVPGPNGQPDTHIVNVMRCIVCCQDCKQSDIIDNYFVKDTTEASNTSDEKSAQMCTSCEDNADTIGFCAECGEWLCKTCIEAHQRVKITKDHKIRKKEDVSEESVGASGQRPVFCPVHKQEPLKLFCETCDTLTCRDCQLLEHKEHRYQFLEEAFQNQKGFIETHMAKLQEKKTYVHYSHAHVTSRLKEVTETHRKVEHEIKIAVFTLINEINKKGKCLLQQLESVTKERSMKLFSQQTDIANLARQILHVLNFTHSAINSGSSTALLYSKRLIIYQLRKVLKAGLEPVPQANGSVRFFCDPTFWAKNVVNLGNLVIEKMPQAQHPPNIMVGPISPGHGHPGHGKHPGQINLAQLRLQHMQQQAFAQQKQQQQHQQPHQQQQQHQQRIQEQMRIASQMSQQHPRQGGPPMVQQQPPRLISMQAQQRGPMNGGPLMYPPHHLRLAPGQGRMPSPSAQPRMPNGQQYPPMMQPQLQRQLTIDSEMSHHRFRLLHLTGHSNPGHAGPFPVASLHNVSAANPTSPTSASMASAHAHRGPASPIVGAIELIPSVTNPENLPCLPDIPPIQLEDAGSSSLDALLSRWISASTYPQLGLWPPVDMNPSPGLSTHSPGSSGLSNSHTPVRPSSTSSTGSRGSCGSAGRPVPASAPMEQQVKVKQEPGIEKECGFSGTTTSNVKTERGKDGGRSACMMSSPEISRTPPLPVLGSVASASSVQDALKKLGEHVKTEPQDQEACSGANGPSISPSTKPSDAPLTNSKGAGPATLRTPRTAMGTNQSGAGGKDDDPNEDWCAVCNNGGELLCCDRCPKVFHITCHIPTLKCSPSGEWMCTFCRSLASPELEYEPDDEPRSEKDTSEKGLSPEDQRRCERLLLNIFCHELSEGFQEPVPPSIPNYYKIIKKPMDLTLVKQKLQLKHVQHYQSPIEFVSDVRLVFSNCAKYNEMSRIIQVYDEEKQSNVQADSEVAQAGKAVSLYFEERLLELYPDESFPEVPEEPEAPVGEGEEADLTEDSEDEFVQPKRKRLKTDENMLHIK, encoded by the exons ATGGCGGACAACAAAGGCGAAGAGGATATGGAGAGCACTTCCAAATTAAATTCAGAACCACGGGGAGAGGATAGCGGGGACCCCGAATTGAAAGATGTGAATTCGGTGATTGTTATAGAGCCCGATTCGAAAGAAGATGATTTACATTCCCAAGAGAATGTTTCTCAGATGCCTACACCCGCTAACGTTGGTGGAGGAGGGGACGCTAGCAGCAACAGCGCGGGCGCAGGGGGGGCAGGCAGCACAAGCAGCAGCCCAGTTGGGAACACCAATGGGGGTACAACCGAGTCCTCGGGTGCTGGGGACATTGCTGCAACCTCACCAACATTCACAACCGAAATGTCCCCACCGCCGACGGTTCCACCAGCCAACCCCGTCACCCCAATAAACCTTATGGATACGTGTGCTGTGTGTAAACAAAGTCTCCAGACCCGTGACTGTGAACCTAAACTATTACCTTGTCTTCACTCATTTTGCTTGAAATGTATCCCCCAGCCAGAGCGACAAGTTACCGTACAGGTGCCCGGGCCGAACGGACAGCCAGACACCCACATAG TGAATGTGATGCGGTGCATAGTTTGTTGTCAAGACTGCAAacagagcgacatcattgacaaCTACTTTGTCAAGGACACTACCGAGGCCTCCAACACTTCAGATGAAAAATCTGCACAG ATGTGCACCAGTTGTGAGGACAACGCAGATACCATAGGCTTCTGTGCAGAATGTGGAGAGTGGTTGTGCAAGACCTGCATCGAGGCTCACCAGAGGGTCAAAATCACCAAGGACCACAAGATCCGCAAGAAAGAGGACGTCTCTGAGG agtCTGTAGGTGCGTCGGGTCAGAGACCTGTTTTCTGTCCCGTCCACAAACAGGAGCCCCTGAAACTCTTTTGTGAAACCTGTGACACACTCACCTGTCGGGACTGCCAACTGCTGGAGCACAAGGAGCACAG GTACCAATTTCTGGAAGAGGCCTTCCAGAACCAGAAAGGCTTCATTGAGACACACATGGCCAAACTGCAGGAGAAAAAGACCTATGTCCACTACTCTCACGCTCACGTGACAAGCAG GCTAAAGGAAGTTACTGAGACCCATAGGAAGGTGGAGCATGAGATCAAGATAGCCGTGTTTACTCTTATCAACGAAATCAACAAGAAGGGCAAGTGTTTACTGCAGCAACTTGAG AGTGTGACTAAGGAGAGGAGCATGAAGCTGTTTTCCCAGCAGACAGACATCGCCAACCTGGCCAGGCAGATCCTCCACGTGCTCAACTTCACCCACTCTGCCATTAACAGCGGCAGCAGCACCGCCCTGCTTTACAGCAAGAGGCTG ATCATCTACCAGCTGCGCAAGGTTCTGAAGGCTGGACTGGAACCAGTGCCTCAGGCTAATGGTTCTGTTCGCTTCTTCTGTGACCCCACATTCTGGGCTAAGAATGTGGTCAACCTAG GGAACCTGGTGATTGAGAAGATGCCCCAGGCTCAGCACCCTCCCAACATTATGGTGGGGCCCATCTCCCCGGGCCATGGCCACCCAGGCCACGGAAAACACCCAGGGCAGATCAACCTGGCTCAGCTCCGGCTGCAGCACATGCAGCAGCAAGCCTTCGCCCAGCagaaacaacagcagcagcaccaacaaccacaccaacaacaacagcaacaccaACAGAGGATCCAGGAGCAGATGCGTATTGCTTCCCAAATGTCCCAGCAGCACCCCAGGCAGGGTGGACCTCCGATGGTACAGCAACAG CCCCCGCGCCTCATCAGCATGCAGGCCCAGCAGAGGGGCCCCATGAATGGCGGTCCCCTCATGTACCCCCCCCATCACCTGCGCCTGGCCCCGGGACAGGGCCGCATGCCCAGCCCCAGCGCCCAGCCACGAATGCCCAATGGTCAGCAGTACCCCCCCATGATGCAGCCCCAGCTGCAGAGACAG CTGACTATAGATTCTGAGATGAGCCACCACAGGTTTCGTTTGTTACATCTAACAGGG CATTCTAACCCAGGTCATGCTGGACCCTTCCCAGTGGCCTCTCTCCACAACGTGAGCGCAGCCAACCCCACCAGTCCCACCAGTGCCAGCATGGCTAGCGCCCATGCCCACCGTGGCCCCGCCAGCCCCATAGTGGGCGCCATTGAGCTCATACCCTCTGTCACCAACCCAGAGAACCTGCCCTGCCTACCAGACATCCCTCCCATTCAG ctggaagacgcaGGCTCCAGCAGTCTGGACGCCCTCCTGAGTCGCTGGATCTCAGCCAGCACATACCCTCAACTGGGCTTGTGGCCCCCCGTGGACATGAACCCCTCCCCCGGACTCTCCACACACTCACCTGGCTCCTCAG GCTTATCAAACTCCCACACGCCCGTGCGGCCATCCAGTACTTCCAGCACAGGAAGCAGGGGCAG CTGTGGCTCTGCGGGGAGGCCAGTGCCAGCGAGCGCCCCAATGGAACAGCAGGTCAAAGTCAAGCAGGAGCCCGGAATCGAGAAGGAGTGTGGCTTCTCAGGAACCACCACCTCCAACGTCAAAACGGAacgagggaaggatggagggaggagcgcGTGCATG ATGAGTAGTCCAGAGATCAGCCGGACTCCCCCTCTCCCCGTGCTGGGCTCTGTGGCTTCCGCCTCCTCTGTCCAGGACGCCCTCAAGAAGTTGGGGGAGCACGTCAAAACTGAGCCCCAGGACCAGGAGGCCTGCAGCGGGGCCAACGGGCCTAGCATTAGCCCATCCACTAAGCCCTCAGACGCCCCGCTGACCAACAGCAAGGGAGCCGGGCCTGCTACCCTGCGAACTCCACGCACTGCAATGGGGACCAACCAGAGCGGGGCGGGAGGGAAGGATGACGACCCCAACGAGGACTGGTGTGCTGTGTGCAACAACGGGGGAGAGCTGCTTTGCTGTGACCGCTGCCCCAAAGTCTTCCACATCACCTGTCACATCCCCACCTTGAAGTGCTCCCCGAG TGGAGAGTGGATGTGCACGTTCTGCCGGAGCCTGGCCAGCCCGGAGTTGGAGTACGAGCCTGACGACGAGCCTCGTAGCGAGAAAGACACCAGTGAGAAGGGCCTGAGTCCTGAGGACCAGAGG AGGTGTGAGCGTCTCCTGCTGAACATTTTCTGCCATGAGCTCAGCGAGGGGTTCCAGGAGCCTGTCCCTCCCTCT ATCCCTAATTACTACAAAATCATCAAGAAGCCCATGGACTTGACCCTGGTGAAACAGAAGCTACAGTTGAAGCACGTCCAACACTACCAGAGCCCCATAGAGTTTGTCTCGGACGTGCGCCTGGTCTTCAGCAACTGTGCCAAATACAACGAG ATGTCTCGAATAATCCAGGTATATGATGAGGAGAAACAGAGTAATGTGCAG GCGGACTCAGAGGTGGCGCAGGCAGGGAAAGCCGTGAGTTTGTACTTTGAGGAGAGGCTGCTGGAGCTATACCCAGACGAAAGTTTCCCCGAGGTACCAGAGGAGCCTGAGGCCccagttggagagggagaggaggcagatcTCACAGAAGACTCAGAGGATGAGTTTGTGCAGCCTAAACGCAAGCGGTTAAAAACAGATGAAAATATGCTTCACATCAAGTGA